A portion of the Lolium rigidum isolate FL_2022 chromosome 1, APGP_CSIRO_Lrig_0.1, whole genome shotgun sequence genome contains these proteins:
- the LOC124682646 gene encoding protein CUP-SHAPED COTYLEDON 1-like, whose product MDRYGSLGMLLDGGGGGAGSGDLPPGFRFHPTDEELISYYLLRKVLDHGFSGARAIAEIDLNKCEPWELQDKACRATAEKEWYFYSLRDRKYPTGLRTNRATGAGYWKATGKDREIRSARSGALVGMKKTLVFYRGRAPKGQKTQWVMHEFRLEGTFAYQFFSNNTTRDEWVIAKIFVKPGTVPPPRKSRYGLSSGAGDTSCFSDSTSVSMGCGGGTSASSAPRHQLQDTSSLFAVAHAAAAAAADGESSSYGATNNNSAAANCRELVPCFSNHAQTDATLLGIGQYDPAPLAFEPPLGFFQSARTAPDNNNFQLPTFFSGGLQSGVSPLGMGGGAFQYWPSSGYEMKLEGAVGRAPAQMAVGPGQLDGSGWNF is encoded by the exons atgGATCGCTACGGCTCGCTGGGCATGCTGCtggacggcggcggtggaggagccgGATCCGGCGACCTGCCGCCGGGGTTCCGGTTCCACCCGACGGACGAGGAGCTCATCAGCTACTACCTCCTCCGCAAGGTGCTGGACCACGGCTTCTCCGGCGCGCGCGCCATCGCGGAGATCGACCTCAACAAGTGCGAGCCGTGGGAGCTGCAGGACAAGGCGTGCCGGGCCACGGCGGAGAAggagtggtacttctacagcctcCGCGACCGCAAGTACCCCACGGGCCTGCGCACCAACCGCGCCACGGGCGCCGGCTACTGGAAGGCCACGGGCAAGGACCGCGAGATCCGGAGTGcacgcagcggcgccctcgtcgggATGAAGAAGACGCTCGTCTTCTACCGCGGGCGCGCCCCCAAGGGGCAGAAGACGCAGTGGGTCATGCACGAGTTCCGCCTCGAGGGCACCTTCGCCTACCAGTTCTTCTCCAACAACACCACCAGG GACGAGTGGGTGATCGCCAAGATCTTCGTGAAGCCGGGCACGGTGCCCCCGCCACGCAAGTCCCGCTACGGCCTGAGCAGCGGCGCCGGCGACACCTCCTGCTTCTCCGACTCCACCTCCGTCTCCATGGGCTGTGGGGGCGGCACCTCCGCCTCGTCCGCGCCGCGCCACCAGCTCCAGGATACCAGCTCGCTGTTTGCCGTGGcgcacgctgccgccgccgccgccgccgacggcgagAGCAGCTCCTACGGCGCCACCAACAACAACAGCGCGGCGGCCAACTGCCGTGAGCTCGTGCCCTGCTTCTCCAACCACGCCCAGACGGATGCCACCCTCCTCGGCATCGGGCAGTACGACCCGGCTCCGCTCGCCTTCGAGCCGCCGCTGGGCTTCTTCCAGAGCGCCCGCACGGCGCCGGACAACAATAACTTCCAGCTGCCGACATTCTTCTCTGGCGGCCTGCAGTCCGGAGTGTCCCCGCTCGGCATGGGAGGAGGGGCCTTCCAGTACTGGCCGTCCTCCGGCTACGAGATGAAGCTGGAGGGCGCCGTCGGCCGCGCGCCGGCCCAGATGGCCGTGGGGCCAGGCCAGCTTGATGGCTCCGGCTGGAACTTCTAG